The Dermochelys coriacea isolate rDerCor1 chromosome 13, rDerCor1.pri.v4, whole genome shotgun sequence genome includes the window gAGTTAGCGTGAGGGACCCAGGCCCCTCCGTGCCCCAGGCAGGCCCCTGGGGCcccactgcacagcacagagtgGCGGGCCATAGGGGGGCTCACCGTCCCAGCGGCGCCATCGATGGTCCCGATCCATCTGAAGAGATTGTCCGACTCGGGGAAGGCGGAGATCCCTTTGTCGCCGGCCATCTGAGCAGAGACGGGACAACGGTCAGGAGCGAGCCCCCGGCgacgctgcccccaccctctgccgCAGCCCCCCTGGGCGGGCCGGGGGCCACCCCGCAGGACCCAGCCAAGACCAGCCCCGCCGAGCCCGGGGTCTGGGCGGCTGCAGCGCTGCCTACTCACCATCAGCGCCatcagctcctgctgcagcctgcGGGGACAGAGGGACACAGGCAGTGAGGCACGGCCCGCCGCCCCCCCGGCCTCGCCAACCCCGGCCCCGCCACCGCCCCCCCAGGGCCCCCCGGCCTCGCCAAACCTGGCCTCGCCCCCCCCGCGCCCGACCTCGCCAACCCTGTCCCCGCCGCCCCCACAGACCACCCTGGCCTcgcccccccgggcccccccggCCTCGCCAACCCCGGCCTCACCAACCCCGGCCCCGCcgcccccccagaccctcccGGCCTCGCCAACCCCGGGCCCGCCACCCCCCCAGGGCCCCCCCGCGCCCGGcctcgccgccccccccccgcccaactgGTCCCCGGCCCCACCGACCCCGGCCTTGCCCAAGCGCTCAACCGGCCCCAGCCCGCCAGCGCCAGCGCCAGCCTCCACCGGCCCCGCTCACCGCTTCCCCACGGACTCTCTGCTGTACCAGCCCCGGGGGCAGCTACTAAAGAACCTTCTGCATGAGGAGGCAGGAGTAGCAGCTTGTACATCCTctttcccagctcctggccccaagAAGCGGGAGAAACTCTCCTTCCCTCATTAGCTCTGTATAAGGAACAGCTCCATATCCCTCCTTCCCCATACAGCTATTTCCCCCCCAGTAAATGCCTGCATGGGCACAGCAGGTTCCAGCAGCAGCATTTATTACAAATCTGTTTGTACGCTGAGAGGATCTGAAACAGGAAGTTCACATAGAAAAGTGCAGCTCTGAAGAGAAGCAGAAAGCAGCCAGTAACTTTGCTTACTGCCAGCCACCACCGACTCAGGGGAATGGCCCAAACAGCTCTCAGGAGGTTTAATCACAGCTGCTGCACTGCTTTTCCCTGGGGGCAGCATTCTGCTACCTGGACCACTGAAAGCACAAGCCCCAACATGTCCAGTGAAACACAAAGGAAGGAAAGATAGGGAACGcccgcctgctcccccccccccgagtccatGTTGTGACAGGCTGTGACTGGATGCCGCTTGGCAGGGAGGGTGAGGTTTCTTATGTTTCATGGGTTCCCTCTGGAGCTTGTGGGTCCCCTTCATGGCGAAGTGTCTCCATATATTTCTGCATCTTTTCAGTCATCCATGCAGGTGGGATAAAAGGTTTTAGTTCCTCCAGCTTCAAATCGAGAGAGCTCCTGGTGAGCAAGTGGGAGACAGGAGTGAGCATGTGGGAGGGACACAGACACTGTCTGGTCAGCACCCCTACTCAGGTAAGATTTTCCAGAGAAGGGGGCTCCCAtgagaagcctgattttcaggagaGTGCACCATGGTGGGCACACACTGGGTGCTGAGAAGTCTCAtcccagttgtgggtgctgagcacaagATCGTGCTGAGATCATCTGGTATAGCACAATACTAGGCAGGACCCACTCTGCTTCCTGGCCTTGCTCGCTCTCTCGCTCCCTGTGGACATGAtgactcccccagcccctccctgacaTTTCTTGTTTCATAAAGGGGAGATGGCAGGGGTTTCAGCACAGCTGAAGTCTTGGTTCCTTGCCTCACCTGTAATCATCGCTGGCAGCCAGATCCTGAATATCCTCCTCTATGAGGAGGTAGGCCTGCAGCAATCGGAAAACAAGAGATGGTTAGGAGCTATTCTGGTTGAACATACACAGGCTAAGAAGATTTTCCACTTGGCTACTCAGAAATGAGATCTGCTGGCATGAAGCAGCGGTGCTAGCTCTGTAAATAGCGCCCATGCCCCAATACCTCAAAGAAACCAGGTCAGGTGTGAGCAGAATTGCTCCTGagagtccaggggaagtgggttTCTGCATCTCATGGTTCCACCGTGCTCACTCTTACAAATCCTCCTCATCATAACAGTCGAATCAAAGCTCATGACTTCCTAGGCTGAAGCAACAGTTGCTAAATCTCAGCCCCAGGTGATGAGGTGCAGAGAGTGGCCTGCCAGATAGTGCTCTGAAGGGGCTACAGCATGGATGAGCCCATCAGAAAACCCAGCCCCCTGGAATCCCTGTTGCTTATTGCACTGGGTTCTGCTTATTTGCACACACTAATTCTGAGCCAGTTTACTTTACGAATCTCTCCCCGTTCCCACCAGGATCCCAGGCTGTGGCAggagccagccctggccacaCTCACCATCTTGCCCCCTGTGGCCCTCATGTGCTGCTGTTCTGCCAGCCAGTGCTTGTCTTGAGGATCAGCCGCGTACTGCAACAGAGCAGCAAGGTGAGAACACCACGATCAACACACAACATCTGTAGCCACCATCATGGGGTAACTTCTGGGTGTGGACACAGAGTCCAGGCCCAGTCCTCTGTGGAAACCCAGGGGGTAACCCCACGTGTCCCAGTAAGAGATTTTCCTGTGAATGAGGACTCAGCCCCATCCTGCTTACTCCTCAAAGCAAAGCCTCCTGTGCCAGGCAAATTCATCACCCCACAGGAAGCAAGTCTAGTGTATTACATTCGCTTTAATACAATTTTTCAATCTATTGTGAGGTAATGTCCACAATGTACAGAACGTCCCTGCCCCGGGAGCCGACTAGCAACATCAGCAGGGTGTGAGGGGGCAGAACATACAAGCACAAGTatacattccccacccccatcacaggCAACTTCTGAGCAAACCCCCAAAAAAGCATTGTGCTGAGGTTTCTGACCTTAAAGAGATGGGGGTGTTTGATGTAGAGTCGCCCTCTGGTTCCTCCCATTCCAAGAGCCCTGAAACAGGAACATGGCGGAGGGAGGGAGTTAGGCCTGTGCACAGGGGCAGCTGAAGTGTGATGTATGGAGGCTTCCTTCTGTCCCCGGAGCCCGTGTCCTTCCCACTCTGCTTCAGAGTGCAGAGAGATTTAACTAGTGAGAGGAGCAccatgggctccagccccagaggcagtgctgctgcccccTTCTTCCCCTTACCCAGAACCAGGGGGCACACAGCCAGCACCCCACAGGGCGATTCCTTACTTGTTTGCTCGAGATCCCAGCACAAATGTCGTGGATTCAGTCAGCCGGGCTGGATCCCACTAAAGAGCGattgggaaaggggcagagatTAGAAACTCAACAGATACAGATCCAACACCCCTTCTTTGAGCCTCAGATTTCTGTAGCAAACTCCTGCAGGGGCCCCGCTGGCTCTGGTGGGCTCCACAGAGGGGAAAATACGCCTCATACCTTGACTGATCGAACAGGCAGTGGAGTTTCTCTGGCCTTCCCAGCAGAACGTGCTGCCCTGGGACAGATCATCCATAGCCAGGAGGAATCTACGTCCTCCGAGCTGCTGGGCTGCACCAAGGAGTGCTCGCAGGCTGTACATATGGAGGccgcagatgaaagcctccaccCAGCCCATTGCTCTCCCTGCTTTGTCATTGCAGggaggtggcagagctgggtaaAGCCTGGCCTAGAATCAGCCTCTGTTCCTGTAGGTGGTAGCACGATCACTGCCAGAGGcaatggggagaagggaggctGCATGGAGCACTACTGAGCCAAGCCCAGAGAAAGGACAGCCAGCTGCACGCTATACCTTTGGTCCCTCCCGGCGCACTGGCTCACAGGATTTGAGCTTCCacctgaaggggaaagaacaaaaATAGTTCTGAATTCCCAGAACTTGGCTCATGCCAAGAAGCCACAAAAGAATTTAAATCAACACTGGATAAAAAGCACTAGGAAAGGGCCTGCCAAGAGCAGACCCCGTGGGGAGGGCTGGTCATCCACAGTGTGTTGCCAGCCGTAGATTTTACTTATCCAAGCTGCCTATAGCTAAAACGAGTCTGCTCTCCTGATCGGGATATACATTCCCTCCCCCTCTTCAGACAGAGCACCCTTGAATatccctctgcccccacacccccattTCTCTGGTGCTGGCTCCACTTTCGCATCAactcctctcctctccagagtcCCACAAGACTCACAGCCCTCTGCTCTCTTGTATCTCCCCTGGCTCCTCTGATCCCTGCCTTGAACCTTACCCTGACAATATTCAGCCACACATATTTCAGGCCCTTCCATGACCCTCCCCCACGGCCTCTCTGATCAGGCTCATTTAGCTGAAGAAAAGCTGGcaggtctcacacacacaaatgcttcTCTTGGCCAGGAGGAGCCTCCAAGTTGAGCTCCAGACACCCCTCTTCCTTCTTGACTCAGACCTTCCATTTCCCTCCAGAGGCCCTACCTTGAATGCTACGCTTGACCATGAGTTTTCCTCTACATCCCCCATGGCTGCAAATCTCTCATTGCCACCTACATGACACACTGCCCCTGTGTGCAGTTGCCTTGACTCGGCCCAAATCCTATGCAGGTCTCCACCTTCTCGGCAGATCTTCATCACCTCTGTTACTGCAATTTCCTTCTCTATGGCTTCTGAGTCCCtgccctcctgtctccagcacatgCACTATGCTTCTGCCTTCTCattggcagggagtggggccatAGCACTCCCATCTACAGGCTCCTCATTCGCTTGTTTGAGCTTGCATTTAAACCCCTTCATGGCCAGGCTCCAGCCGACCACGTGTATCTTCACTCCCCTCGCCTGAGCCTTCTGTTTGCCCATATGCACAATCTCACCATAGCCAAGAAccttctgccctgctgctctcATGTTTGGAACTGCCTTCCTGTAGGATTTAGACTCAGAGAGAGCACGAGTCAACCTCAGCTGAAAGCATCTCGCCCACTTGCGTGATCCATTTGCATGAGACacaccaggagagagagagagagagagctaggcTGCCCTACGCCCTTCCTCAGCCAACTTGTGTCTCCCCTCTTATCTCCACACTTACGTGGCCACACCTGAGGCTCCACGATCATTCAGCAGGCTCTGCCCTGGAGGTCGCCCCTTCCTCTGCAAGAGAGAAATCCCTCATTAGCTCACTCACACAGCACTCAGGTGAGAAGCACACATATGCATTCCCTGCTGGGAAGGCGGTTCTCCCAACCATGAGGAAACTGTTCAGAGCAGCTATTAAGAAACGCAGAGACTGGGCAAAAGGAGCCAGCATTCCTGAGTAGAGTGGGAGCCACAGGCTGCCCTGGGGACTTCCCCCTTTCTAACCCTCTCTCAGCAATAGGGAGGGAGCAGCCAGTGAGGCCTGCACAAGAAACGAGGGCCAAGCTTCCTCATGAGGCAGTGTATTGGGGTGGAGTCCTTGTATGGGCCTTACCTTTTTGGGAACAGGGCTTCCTCGCCGACTAGATTCCTCTTCCATCTGCCGGGCACGCTGGCAAAGAAATTAGCCATCGGATGAACACAGCCCTTCTCCCTCATGGAAGCACCCTAGCCACCCAGACAACTACCCTCTTCTCCGTTGCACCCAGAAATGCATGCCACTCAAGCAGGTAGCGCCACCCCAGCCTGATCCTTAGAGATGGGCACATGGGGTTCTACCTGCCCAAGGCAGAGACCAGGCCTGGGCCCATCCTCTCCCAGCCTTCACTCTCCCCAGTTCCATTTCCTCATCAGAAGGACTGACAGAGAGGCAAGAAATCCACTTACACAGAGGTCTCCTCTGCAGTCAGGTGGCTTTACAAAGGACAGACTGGCTAGGagatccctgctccacccccttacTTGTTCTGGTTCCATTTCTTGATCATCATTACCAGCACATAAGAATCTAATACTGCTAGGGGCCTCTCCTAGCTTCTGCCAAGCCACTGCTAGAGAAAAAGTAATTAGAAGCCCAACCCcagtctcccagcccaggtccctgaAGTTCAGCCCTCTGTGATAGCAGCTCTACCTTTGGCACTGACTGCTCGTGGGTCAGTCTGGGTATCACCTTCTTGCCATCAGAGAACAGCAGCTTggcctgtggggagagagggaaaggttATCTGCCTCCAGGAAGCTGCTGTACTTCAGGGCCTCCAAGAGGGCCAGGAAGGAAGCTCGATGTGGGACAGGTTCTCTCCCCGAGAGGCATTCACAGATGGGTTTGATTCCTATAACAGCTTTTACACACGGCGTATCTGGCTCAGATCACTGGAATAACATGAACACAGAGtctcaaaggccagaagggacctggCTGATCATTTAGTTTGACACCACCCCCACTCTCCcaataacacaggccagagaacttccctgaattaattcctgtttgacctggagcagatcttccagaaaaaCATACaagtatgattttaaaatgtccagtgatggagaatccaccacgacccttcaTACATTGtcacaatggttaattactcttgctGTTAATAATTTGTACCCTATTTACAGTCTGAATATTCtcgcttcaatttccagccattggactgtgtTAGACTTtcatctgctagactgaagagcccccATCAAATTTCTGTGCCCCAACTGGGTACTTATacactgggatcaagtcaccccttaaccttctctttaagctaaacaaattgaactccttgagggcaggttttccaatccctTAATAATTCCCATTGCTCATCTTGGAGCCCCCCTGTCCAGCATCCCTCCTGACTTGTCGACATCAGAACTGGCCACAGTAGCGGCtgaaccagtgccaaatacagagttaaTGTAACCGCTTTATTTGACTTCCCCCTCTTTCTACATCCGAGGATAACATTAATCctcttggccacagcatcacactgggagcttgtgttcagctCATTATCCACACTagcccccaagtctttttcagagtcactgcttcccaagctAGAGTCCCTCACTCTGTAAGAATGGCccacattctttattcctagatttATATGTTTACACTGAGCCATATTACATGCCTatggtttgcttgcacccagcttaccaagtgatccagatcgttctatcaatgacctgtccttttcattatttaccactccctgcatttttgtgtcatctgcaaactttatcaatgatgattttaggttttctttcaggtcattgataaaaacgtTAAACAGGGTGGGGCCAAGAActaatccctgcgggaccccactaaaagcacacctgcttgatgatgagTGCCCGTTTACATTAGAGAGCTGTCACTTACCCCTTTTGAAATCCagttaatgtgtgccatgttaattttgtatcattctagtttcttaatcaaaatgtacagtacAAAGTCAAATGCGTTACAGCCACATTAGTATATATAAggtacatcaacactattacctttatcaaccataCTTGTAACCTCATAAAAAAAGATACCAAGTTTAGTGtcacaggatctattttccataagctCACACTGTTTGGCATGATTTAAAGGAGGGtacaataattatttattaaatcgAGCCCTCACTTCAGACCCATCAGAAGATTAAGATATGCTTCGTGCAGAGAGTGGCTTCTGTTGTAACATGTTAGTAAGCGCTCTCCAACTCTCTAGGGTTCAAACTCTGGCAGAGGAAAGGCAAAGCTGATTATTCACTGGGAGGTTGTAGCTCCTCTCTATTAATGAGCAGAAAATTGTGAAATCCAATTAAGATCAATTTATTTACTTCAGTTTAAGATTGGAGAGAGGCCTCTCCTGGAATGTAGGTGCCCCAACAGATAATTAATATTACAAACAAACCCTAGCAGCATTAGAATAATCTCAAAGATAGGAACTCAGTCAGTCAGCCACCTACACAGTGGACTCCTCCCCGCTACTTCCTCATTCTGAGCAGCAGAACCTCAGCCCCTCCAAACCCACGCCAAACAGAGGACTGGGCATTGTGCCTCCAAGGTCACCACGTTTGGGTGTTTCAGACCAGGGAGAACAAGTTCCAGAGTCCGGGGGCCCCTCACAGACAGTGCCCTGCCAACCGCCCTCTCTGTTCTATAACTAAAGGGATCCAATTTGAGTGCCCCTCCAACAGAAGCGGTGGAGGCCTGGCTCAGGGAGAGAGGTGTGGATCCCTGAGGTAAGGCCAGTCCCAGGCTATTTAGGGCTGCAGAGACCTATGGACAGCCAGTGCTGAACCCGGAGCATGGGGTCATGTGCTCCCAGAAAAGTGCCCCGCTCAGTAAGTAAGTGCCACGTTCTGCACC containing:
- the DNTTIP1 gene encoding deoxynucleotidyltransferase terminal-interacting protein 1 isoform X2; translation: MDLLRAVLQPSINEEIQIVFNKYMKAKLLFSDGKKVIPRLTHEQSVPKRARQMEEESSRRGSPVPKKRKGRPPGQSLLNDRGASGVATWKLKSCEPVRREGPKWDPARLTESTTFVLGSRANKALGMGGTRGRLYIKHPHLFKYAADPQDKHWLAEQQHMRATGGKMAYLLIEEDIQDLAASDDYRSSLDLKLEELKPFIPPAWMTEKMQKYMETLRHEGDPQAPEGTHET
- the DNTTIP1 gene encoding deoxynucleotidyltransferase terminal-interacting protein 1 isoform X1, with the protein product MFSFTDPIVSMDLLRAVLQPSINEEIQIVFNKYMKFFQKAAVNVKENVGEEVDAEQLIQETCRSCLEQAKLLFSDGKKVIPRLTHEQSVPKRARQMEEESSRRGSPVPKKRKGRPPGQSLLNDRGASGVATWKLKSCEPVRREGPKWDPARLTESTTFVLGSRANKALGMGGTRGRLYIKHPHLFKYAADPQDKHWLAEQQHMRATGGKMAYLLIEEDIQDLAASDDYRSSLDLKLEELKPFIPPAWMTEKMQKYMETLRHEGDPQAPEGTHET